One genomic segment of Choristoneura fumiferana chromosome Z, NRCan_CFum_1, whole genome shotgun sequence includes these proteins:
- the LOC141438707 gene encoding tRNA (cytosine(38)-C(5))-methyltransferase-like, with product MNHRILELYSGIGGMHCAWKHSCLPGSVVAAVDINTVANEVYRHNFPETNLMTRNIQSIKPEELKKLNVDTILMSPPCQPFSRNGNFLDKNDPRTISFIYLIDILSELDNVEYILMENVKGFECSAVRDLFINKLQECEFVYQEFLVCPSTVGVPNSRLRYYCLARRNSTWTFKRKDEIMNRLPKDFDEPFALSEIIEDSVPDKHLVPDKLLKRANIFDVCYKDSRRSCCFTKAYTHYVEGTGSVFTDASPDTVDKCYKQANTHEVGSTEFVVALKEVRLRFFTPKEVSLLMAFPKDYDFPKNISTKQCYRLLGNSINVKVISELLKILVT from the exons ATGAATCACAGAATATTGGAATTGTACAGCGGGATAGGAGGCATGCATTGTGCTTGGAAAC ATTCGTGTTTACCAGGGAGTGTAGTAGCCGCAGTTGATATAAACACTGTCGCCAATGAAGTATACCGCCACAATTTCCCTGAGACAAATCTTATGACCAGAAATATTCAGTCAATTAAACCTGAGGAGTTGAAGAAATTAAATGTAGACACAATCCTCATGTCTCCACCATGCCAGCCTTTCTCTAGAAATGGAAATTTTCTGGATAAAAACGACCCGAGAACTATCTCATTCATATATTTAATAGACATTTTGAGTGAACTTGACAATGTTGAATATATTTTGATGGAAAATGTGAAAGGTTTTGAATGTTCTGCTGTTCGTGATCTGTTTATAAATAAGTTACAGGAATGTGAATTTGTTTATCAGGAATTTCTTGTGTGTCCTTCAACAGTTGGAGTACCTAACTCCAGGCTTAGATATTACTGCTTAGCTAGGCGTAACTCAACTTGGACTTTTAAGAGAAAAGATGAAATA ATGAACAGACTTCCAAAAGACTTTGACGAGCCATTTGCACTAAGCGAAATAATTGAAGACAGTGTACCTGACAAACACTTGGTTCCAGACAAGCTGTTAAAGAGAGCAAATATCTTTGACGTCTGTTACAAAGACTCCAGAAGATCTTGCTGCTTCACAAAAGCCTACACACATTATGTTGAAGGAACAGGATCAGTATTTACCGATGCAAGCCCAGACACTGTTGATAAGTGTTACAAACAAGCCAATACACATGAAGTGGGGAGTACAGAATTTGTAGTAGCTTTAAAAGAGGTCAGACTAAGATTCTTCACCCCAAAAGAAGTATCATTACTAATGGCATTTCCAAAAGATTACGACTTCCCTAAAAATATATCTACTAAGCAGTGCTACAGATTGCTAGGGAACAgcataaatgtaaaagttatatccgagttattaaaaatattagttacatAA
- the LOC141440904 gene encoding sphingosine kinase 2-like, whose protein sequence is MAEPRLGKGVSNGVVGDEHVESKEHVYLEETFYILSKKNSVFRVQLKSKGLTLTKETDGNSKEQTILLRDIVGSKCMRSKRRRPGAGSCVCSFVSHQQLKVVEENSGDLDENDISAYLYIYAYILKRSRRTLKRERTTITLRFRSFDKYDDNNREAQKWRATIKCLIAGQPITYVAPANDKKLLILLNPKSGPGKARELFQTKVAPILQEGEVPYDLHVTKYAQYAREFVRTRNVYGWRGIVAVGGDGVLFEVLNGMFERLDWQQALAEVPLAILPCGSGNGLARSIFHLYK, encoded by the coding sequence ATGGCGGAACCGAGGCTCGGGAAGGGTGTGTCAAATGGTGTTGTGGGAGATGAACATGTCGAGTCGAAGGAACATGTTTACCTTGAAGAAACTTTTTATattctttcaaaaaaaaattcagtgtTTCGTGTCCAACTTAAATCGAAAGGATTAACTTTAACAAAAGAAACAGATGGCAACTCGAAAGAGCAAACGATCCTGCTGCGCGACATAGTGGGTAGTAAGTGCATGAGGAGTAAAAGGCGGCGTCCGGGGGCTGGATCCTGCGTGTGCAGCTTCGTTAGCCACCAGCAGCTTAAGGTCGTCGAGGAAAACAGCGGCGATCTCGACGAGAACGACATAAGCGCATATCTTTACATTTACGCTTATATTTTAAAGCGAAGTCGCCGTACGTTAAAACGAGAGAGAACAACCATAACATTGCGTTTCAGATCCTTCGATAAGTACGACGATAATAACAGAGAAGCACAAAAATGGAGAGCAACAATAAAGTGTTTAATAGCCGGACAGCCGATAACGTACGTTGCACCTGCGAATGATAAGAAGCTGCTGATACTGTTGAATCCTAAATCGGGTCCAGGGAAGGCGCGGGAGCTATTTCAGACGAAGGTAGCGCCGATATTGCAGGAAGGGGAGGTGCCTTACGACCTTCACGTAACTAAGTACGCGCAATATGCACGAGAGTTCGTTAGGACGAGGAACGTTTATGGTTGGCGGGGGATTGTTGCGGTGGGCGGCGATGGTGTTTTGTTCGAGGTCCTTAACGGCATGTTCGAGCGGTTGGACTGGCAGCAAGCTTTGGCAGAAGTACCACTCGCCATATTGCCGTGTGGTTCTGGCAATGGCCTTGCCAGGTCCATCTTCCATTTatacaagtaa